CCTCGTCGATGACCAGCGCGCGCGACGTCTTCTTCGCCGAGTCGATCAGCGCCTGCTTGTCGAGCGGGAAGAGCGTGCGCGGGTCGATCACCTCCGCGCTGATGCCGAGCGTCGCCAGCATCTCGGCCGCGCCGAGCGCGACGTGCACCATGCTGCTCGTTGCGACCAGCGTGATGTCGTCGCCGGCGCGCTTGATGTCGGCCACGCCGAACGGGATCGTGTAGTCGCCGGCCGGTACCGGGCCTTTCAGTTTGTACATCATCTTGTCTTCGAAGAACGCCACCGGGTTGTCGTCGCGGATCGCGGTCTTGAGCAGCCCCTTGGCATCGTATGGGGTGGACGGCAGCACGACCTTCAGCCCCGGCACGTGGCTGAACCAGGCGTGCAGCGACTGCGAGTGCTGCGCGGCCGAGCGGCGCGTCGCGCCGAGCGTCGTGCGCATGACCAGCGGCACCTTGAGCTTGCCGCCCGACATATAGTGGATCTTCGCCGCCTGATTGACCATCTGATCCATCGTCAGCGTGATGAAGTCGCCGAACATGATGTCCACGACCGGCCGCAGACCGGTCATCGCCGCGCCGACGCCGAGGCCGGTGATACCTGCCTCGGAGATCGGCGTGTCGAGCACGCGCTCGGGGCCGAACTCCTCAACGAGCCCGGATAGCACCTTGAACGGCGTGCCCGCCTCGGCCACGTCCTCGCCCATGATGAACACGGTCGAGTCGCGCCGCATTTCCTCGGCCAGCGCCTCGCGGATCGCCTCGCCGTATGTCAGTTCACGTTCTGGCATGATGGTCTCGCTTGATTCGTTGTCCGTAGGGGCACGCTGCCGCGTGCCCGCTGGGCGCATGCAATGCGCCCCTACGCGCTACGCGTACACGTCCTGCGTCACCTCGCGCACGTCGGGGAACGGCGCGTTCAGCGCAAACTCCGCGCCCGCCTCGATCTCCGCGTGCACATCGGACTCGATGCGCTCCAGCACGCCCCGGTCGGTCAGGCCCGCGCCGATCAGCCAGTCGGCCAGCGTCTGCAGCGGGTCGCGCTCGGTCCGCCACTGCGTCTCTTCGTCTTTCGAGCGGTAGTAGGCGCGGTTGATGTCGCCGACGTGGTGGCCGTGATAACGGTAGGTGTGGCAGAGCAGGAACGCCGGCCCCTCGCCGCGCCGCGCGCGCTCGACCAGCCGCCCGGCCGCCCCGTACACCGTGCGCACATCCTGCCCGTCCACCTCTTCGGCATGGATGCCGAACGCCGCCGCGCGCGCCATCAGTTCGCCGGCCGCCGTCTCGCGGCGGTGCGTGTACTCGTTGTAGAGGTTGTCCTCGCAGACGTAGATCACCGGCAACTTCCACAACTGCGCCATGTTCATCGCTTCGTAGAGCAGGCCCTGGCCCAGCGCGCCGTCGCCGAAGAAGCAGACCGCCACGCGCCCGTTGCCGAGCCGCTTGGCCGCCAGCGCCGCGCCGGTCGCCAGCCCCTGGCTGCCGCCGACGATCGCGTTCGCGCCGAGGTTGCCGGTGTCCTGGTCGGCGATGTGCATCGAGCCGCCCTTGCCGCGGCAGTAGCCCGCTTCCTTGCCGAGCAGTTCGGCAAACATCCGGTCGGGCGCGGCGCCTTTGGCCAGGCAGTGGCCGTGGCCGCGATGCGTGCTCGTGATGTAATCGTCGCGGCGCAGCGCCTCGCAGACGCCGACGGCGACCGCCTCCTCGCCGATGTACAGGTGCGCGAGGCCGGGCATCTGCGCGTGCGTGTAGAACTCGTTGACCTTCTCCTCGAACGCGCGGATGCGCGCCATTTGCGCGTACATGTGAAGGACCTGCTCGACATCGACGGGCGACGCCGGAACGGCGGGTGCTGATGAAGTCATAGGCACACCTGGTTGCTTGTCAGCCGGGAAATGACGAAGCCTCAAACCACGGGGTCTGAGGCTCCACTGTCTTGACGCACTTGCCGCAAATGGTCCTGCATCGCCGCGCGCGCGGCGACCGGGTCGTGGCGCGTGACGGCATCGAGAATGCGCTTGTGATGCGACTGCCCGCGCTGGGCGCCGCCATTCACGCGGAAGATCTGCGAGCGCTGCTCGCGCAGCAGATCGACGATCGGGTCGATCAGGTTGAGGATGAGCGGGTTGTCGGTCGCTTCGGCCAGCGTCAGGTGGAAGTCGAGGTCGGCCTCGATGAACGTGTCCGAATCGGACAGCGCGGCATCCATCGCGGCGACCGCATCGTTCAGCGCTGCGATGTGCTCGGCCTGCGCGCGGACGGCGGCCAGCGCGGCGATCTCCGGCTCGAAGATCTCGCGCACCTCGACGAGTTGCCGCACCGCCTCGCGGCCGCCGAACTTCATGGCGAGATCAAGCGAGTGGCGCACGGCGCGCGAGGTGCCGTTGGTGATGAACGTGCCGCGCCCGGGCTGCACATCAACCAGCCCTTTTTCGGAAAGCGACTTGATCGCCTCGCGCACCGCCGTGCGGCTGACGCCGAACTGGACGCCCAAATCGCGCTCGGTCGGCAGTTGGTCGCCGACCTTGAGGTCGCCATTCGTGATCCGTAGCTCGATCTGGCTGACGATCTGCTCGTACAGCCGTTCGGCGCGGATGGTTTTGTAGGCGGGTGCGCTCATCGTGGAGGTATGATGGTATGATGATACGACCAGTTGGTGGAAAAGTCAATACCAAATTCTAGAAACTTCCGCATGGAATAGTTACGAATATGTCCAGTTGATGTCTTGGATTCGATCCTTCCTGATCGTTCCGGTAGTCACCCCGGGAACGACGGCTTTGCCTTGACTTGCTCCAAAACAACCTTCCTTTTGGGCACCATGATACACCTCTTTAGCTGAGTTGAGGCTTGACGGTCCGAGAGTTTAGCCTATACTTGCGATGTAAATGCAAGCTTTGGGCGGATGGTCCCCACAAACACCCCAGAGCGGAGATCATGCGGCGGTTCCCGTTCAAACGAGTGTTTATGTTCACGCAGGATGAGCTTCCCAGGTTCGTCTTTGGAGCTAATATGACAAGTGGTCAAATCGCTTCCAGTGTTGTGTCAGTTGGGCATGAGATTGCCACAATAAATGTAACGATTGGACCGAGATTCCTTAATCTGTTCAGCGAGCAATTGTACTCGTCTCCAAATAAAGCCTTTGAAGAGCTCGTGTCAAATTCTTGGGATGCTGGAGCACAGCATGTATACATCGGCGTACCTGCGAACTTAGATGATTCGTCCGCGGCTGTATGGGTATTGGACGACGGCGAATCAATGGATTTGAAAGGCTTACAAATTCTATGGCACGTTGCTGAATCACCGAAGAGGAACGCTCCTGCCGCAAGCGGCCGACCACAGATTGGCAAGTTCGGGATAGGTAAACTCTCTACTTATATTTTGGCAGACGAAGTCACATATGTATGCAAGTCGGGCGATGGGTTGATCCGAGCTGTAACCATGGACTATCGCAGAATCGATGAAGCAGCTGGAAGCCATTTGGATTTAAGCGTACCATCTCTGGGACTTGGTGTACGTGTCATTGAGGAAAAAGACCTCGGTGCATTGCTAGCTGATCTTCCCGCAGCCAAAGAGATTCTCGAGCTAATTAGCAACGGAGTACCAAAGCCGAAGAGCGACAGCCTTTGGAATGACGACTATGGTGCTGATACTCCCCCTCCAACTGACAATCTTGGGACTTGGACACTGGTCTTACTAACGCATCTAAAACCAAAAGGCAGAGCAATGCAGGCAGGTTGGATACGTCGAATATTGCGCACGGCATTGCCTTTGGGCTCCACGATAACGATTGTATTCAACGAAGAGGCTCTGTGGCCGTCGAAAATTGAAAAGGGTCTTGCAAAGGAATGGCGCATCGGCCCAGGTCTTGGCATTCCAACGATTTCGATACCTGGCGACTCCGATGATGAGGAGGTATATCGAGTAACAGAAGCGGACAATCCGGTTCCACATGTCACGATAGAAGGTATGGAAGGGCAAGTTACTGGCTTCGTCCGCCTGTATGAGGATTCGATTTCTGGAGGCAAGAGTGAGGCATTGGGTTTCTCAAATGGATTCTTCGTGAATATTTATGGACGTGTCGTAAACTCGACTGATCCGTACTTTGGATTGGACGATCTCAGCCACACAGTTTGGTCCAAATTTCGTGCGACGATACGTGCCGATGGTCTGGACGATCAGATCGCCGTAAATCGCGAGGAACTTCAGGAGACGGAGTCATTAAGGATCTTCAAGGGGTTTTTGCGAGCCATATTCAATAAGGCTCGTGTCGAGCATACCAAGTTGATTCGGGCAGCGTGGGCTGATGTCGGCGACGCCCTGGTCGAGTCTTGGAACGCGATGCCAATAGAGCCCTTACATCGTATAGTTCTTGAACGTTTGGAAAACCGTACAGATCTGCCGGAGTTCATTGAGGTATCTGGCGATGTGGACGAAGACAAGCTCAGGAATGAATGGGATCAGACCGCAAAAGATCGCCCAGGGGCACTGATTAACAATGTGTTATTTGAGTCATCGAAGCCGGAAGACCCATTGGTACACTATGATGTCCATAAGCGCCAAGTCTTAGTTAACAGCAGTCACCCATTTGCTGTCGAGCATTTCGGCACGGTTGAGCAGCAACAACTCTTGCGCGATACTGCGCTGATTGAGTTACTAACTGATGCATATATGGTGGATATCGGCATCAACGACGATCAAGTGCATGATGTTCGAGAATACCGCGATCAGGTTCTTCGAACAATCGCGCGAGTTAATCGCCAATCCGGGGGGCAAATTGCAAGCATGTTAATGGATGCCACATCACATGCCAAAGCCTTGGAACATATTGTCGGGGATGCGCTTGATTATTTAGGCTTAAGTGTGCGCCGCCTTGGCCAGCATGGACAACCCGAAGGAGTAGCGACGGCTCCAGTGTCGCCGAAGAAACTATCGATGAAGCAACCTGACAAGATTGCCACCTATAGTTTTACTTACGATGCAAAATCCACGACCAAACGCAAGGCAAAGACGGCAAATCTAACAATCGCGGGACTCAAGAAGCATCGCATTGATGAAGAGGCAGACTATACATTGATGATCGCACCAGATTACCAGGTGGCAGAACTTCTGCTTTCGGAGTGCGAACAGAACCAGATAACGCCAATGAGAGCTGGTGATTTGGCACGGCTCGTAATGTTGACCGCGGCTACTGGACCAATCGATCTGGAGCTATTTAGAGAAATCTTTGCTTTCACGAACCCTGATGATGTTGGAGCGTGGGTCAAAAACCTCATTGAGAAGACAATCAAGGAACCACGACTATCTCTGGATTTGTTTTTTCAGGCTCTTAACAGCATAGGCTATACTGGGCCGAATGCAATTCATACATCCCTTATTGCTGATAGGATAGCTCAAGCCTCCAAAGGGAAAGTCCATCCCAACAGAGTATCCCTTAACAGTCTAGTGAGTGGCCTTCAAGTACTTGTGCCCAATCTGATCAGGTTGAGTCCAGACGGCACGCTGTTCTTAAGCACTTCACCGGAAAAACTACGCAGCGCTATCCAGTTGCAGATAAGTGAAGTTCCTGAGGAAATCCGATTTGGCCTCGGCAAGCAGGTGTCATAAACCTTAAATGACAGCCCAGAAGCTTGAACCCATCCATCCATTCCCGGCACGCATGGCTCCGGAAATTGCCCTGGATCAATGCCGGGCCTTTCCGCGCGGGTCAGTCGTGCTTGACCCAATGGCTGGGTCTGGAACTACGCTGCGCCTAGCCGCAGAGCATAACCATAAGGGCATCGGCTTTGACACAGATCCACTTTCAGTGTTACTTGCATCTGTATGGACAACGCCAGTTGATGTGCTTGAATTAATGCGCGTAGGCCACGACGCCATCTCTTGTGCGAAGAAAATTAAGCTGGCCCAGATTGCCCTGCCTTGGATTGACGATGACGAGCCAACAAAAGCCTACATTGACTTTTGGTTCGGCGTGAAGCAACGCAATGATTTAAGGAAGCTCTGCTACTGTATTGCTCCCATCCAGGGTTCAATTGGCGATGTACTGCGCCTTGCAATTAGCAAAATCATAGTTACAAAACAGAGAGGCGCTTCTCTAGCATGGGATGTGTCACATGGACGGCCTCACAAGGTCAAGGAAAGGAATGATTTTCAGGTACTCGACGGATATGAGCAAGCTTTGAAGCGGATTGCAAATCTATTGAAAGACCAACCGCCGCCAGGCAACGTGCAGATCCACATTGGTGATGCTCGATTCATGCACTCTATAGCTAACAATTCTGTCGATGTCGTCATGACATCTCCGCCTTATCTCAACGCAATTGACTATATGCGCGGACATCGATTGGCCTTGGTATGGCTTGGCTATCGCATGGGAGATTTGGGTGCAATCAGATCGGCCAATATTGGCGCAGAACGCCGGTTGACAGATATTGAACAAATTCGATTGGCAAATGAGCTGCTTGCACATATTCGATTCGACGGCGACCTCTCCACTTCCCACAAGGGAATGATACAGCGTTATGCATTCGATATGTATACAGTAATAACCGAATTTCATCGCGTGTTACGGCATGGAGGAAAGTTGGTAATCGTTATTGGCAATTCTCACTTAACGGGCGTATTGGTCGACAACGCATTAATTCTATCGCATATCGCCGATAGGATCGGGTTACAATCGACAGCGCGACACGAACGTGCTATTCCTGCTAATAGACGCTACTTGCCACCGCCACGCAAAGCCGAACGGACGACCCTGGACAATAGAATGTTGACAGAAACGATATTAGCATTCGACCGGCCTTGATGGAGATGCTGGTGCCCAAGCGTGTCATCTACCGGCACGCAGGAGACCGCAGAGGGACGGCCGCACCCAAAAGAGCCCGATGGCTAATAACTAGTATCGTGTCGCAGCTTGAAGGTTGTGCGACGGGTGGATAATTGTAACGGGAGAACCGAAGTTTTTCTAGGCGCTCACCATGCCAACAAGCGCATATCTCTCTGCCGCCACACGGAGCGCTTCGTCGCAACCGCAACACAAACCGCCGCGCTGATCAGCGCGGCGGTCTTGCGTTGCTTTCCGCGCGGCTCGCTGGAAACTCTCGCTGCCTTGCCGGATCATCGCTATGCCATCTGGGAGGCCGCCTGCCGACTTAAAATTCGCGCATCGTGCTTGACAGAATAGAACAAATGTGCTAAACTGAGTTCGTGCCGGATGCGGTGTCCCTGCATCGACATGGCGTTTGAATCCGATCGGATTTCGACCGCTCGCGTTTGAATAATAACGTGCCCCGGACCAATGAAATCGGCCCAATCGGGCAAACTGTGCTGATTCTTTGAAAAACGCGGGAAATCAAACGCTGTCATCGGTGGGCTTGTCCCCGGAGCTATCCAGCGCGCGGCATGCGCTCCGCCGCCACACGGAGCGCTTCGGCGTAACCACGGCGAGAGTGACTGGCATCCGAGCGGCAGCGGCGAGTTCGATCTGGTGCGGCTGCACATACGCCTTGACCAAGCTCAACAATTTCACGCGCCGACACAGCAACGGGTTCGCGGAAGGCGACAATCTGAAGATCAAGTCGATCAATTGGCGTGCCTTTGGCTACCGTAACTTCAACAGCTTCCGTCACCACGTTCTGACACCTTTTGAGCCCCGTTACCGGTAAAGCCGGGAGAGCCGGCTTTGGAAAAGCCCTGGGTCAACTCGTCGGGTTAGACAGCGGCACCCGGCCGTGCCATAATCAGCCTGTCGCCAGTCGCATGCCGGCATCGTTGAGACGCGGCGCGCAGTCGACGAAATGCGCGTATGCGTCGCAACGTCCGCAGCGAACACGCCCGCTTATGCCTGAACTGCCTGAACTCGAAGTCGTCGCCGAAGTCCTGCGCCGCCGCGTGGTGGGCCTGCGTGTCGGGGGCGTCGAGCTGTTTCGCGGCAGCGCGATCGTCGTGCGCGACCTGACACATGTGGGATTCGCCGAGCACATGACCGGCGCAACGCTTGCCGGCGCCACGCGGCGCGGCAAGTTCCTCGTCTGCCCGCTGGAGCCGGCGGCCGGCGACGCACTGTTCCTCGTCATCAACCCCAAGCTGACCGGGCGATTGCAGCTCGTCGCGCCCGCCGAGAAGCGGCACGCCAAGACACACATCGTCTGGTCGCTGTCCGATGGCCGCGAGCTGCGCTACATCGACCAGAAGACGATGGGCCAGGTCTACCTGACGCCCGATACCGCCGTAGTGCCGGACTTCGCCGGCATGGGCCCCGAGGCGCTGGAGATCACCCGCGAGGCGTTCCGCGAGCGCATCCGGCGCTTCCGCGGCGAGATTAAGGGCGTGCTGACGCGCGGCGACTTCGTGGCGGGCATTGGCAACGCGTACGCCGACGAGATCCTCTGGGCGGCGCGCCTCTACCCGTTCCGCAAGCGCACGCAGTTGAAGCCGCCCGAGATCGACGCGCTCTACGACGCGATGCGCGCGACGCTGAGCGATGCGACGGAGAAGGTGCGCGCCGAGATGGGTGAGAACATCCACCTCAAGCCGCGCGACTTCATGGCCGTGCACATGAAGAGCGGCGAGCCGTGCCCGCGCTGCGGCGCGACCATCTCGCTGATCGGCGCGAACCAGCGCATCACAAACTTCTGCCGCACCTGCCAGCCGGGCGGCATGTTCCGGGGCATGTGATGCCAATCCGTATCAAAACAGAATTCAACACAAAGGCACAAAGACACGAAGAAAACAAGAATTTCTTTGTGCCTTCGTGTCTTTGTGTTGATCGGTTTGCCTTTCGGCGGCATCGGTGATGCCCTATCTGTCGGTTGTCTCCGTCGGCGAGATCACGATTGACCACTACCTCGATCTCGGCCAAACATTTGTCGGCGGCATCTCGCTCAACTTCGCGGTGAACTGCAAGCGCGCCGGCGCGGAACAGGCGGCGCTGATCAGCCGCGTGGGCACGGCCGACACGGAGCGCGTGCGCGCCAAACTATCTGCCGAGGGCGTCGATGACTCGCATGCGCGGGTGCTCGCCGGCCCGACCGCCGTGCAGGCGATCGACGTGACGTCCGATGGCGAGCGCATCTTCCCGCCCGGCGGCTACCGCCCCGGCGTGCTCGACGGCTTCGTGCTCGACGACGCCGACATGGAGTTCATCCGGCAGCACAACGTCCTCGCTTGCGCCTGCTTCCGGCAGGCGGAGCCGCTGTTCCGACAGGCGCTGGCCGTGCCGTTCGAGGGCGCGCGCGTCGCCGACTTCCTCGACCTGTCTGACTTCGGCGGCGACCCGCAGACGATTGCGCGGTACGCCGACCGGCTTGCCATCGCGTTCGTCAGCGGCGATGAGGCGCTGGTCGATGCTCTGCGCCCCCTGTCGCGCGCCACGTCATGCATCTGCGTCGTCACGCACGGTGCGCGCGGCAGCACCGCGCTGTCCGGCGGCGTGCTCGCGCGCCAGCCCGCCGTGCCGGTGCCGCGCGTCATCGACACCACCGGCTGCGGCGACGCGTTTCAGGCCGCCTTCACCGTTTCCTATCTGCGCGACGGCGATATCGCCCGCGCACTGAACGCCGGCGCGACACTGGCCGCCGTCGTCGCGCAGCATTACGGAGCCACCGGATGACCCGCTTTCGAGAGATCTTCCCGAACCCCAAACCGATCGTCGGCATGATCGCCCTGCCGCCGCTTCCGGGCTACCCCGAGTTCACGCGCATCGACGCGTACATCGAGCGCGCGCTGGGCGACCTGCGCGCGCTGGAGGACGGCGGCGCGGACGGCGTCTGCGTCGAGAACGACTACGACCACCCGCACACACTGACTGGCGGGCCGGAGATCATCGCGTCGTTCACGCGCATCGTGAGCGAGGTGATGCGCCACGCGCGCGTGCCGGTCGGGCTGGAGGTGCTGCTGAACGACTGGCGCGCTTCGCTGGCGATCGCGCTGGCGACCGGCGCGCAGTTCATCCGCATGGACTTCTTCGTCGACCGCGTGCGCATCAAGGCCGGCGTGATCGAGCCGGAGCCGGAGGCGGTGCTGGCCTACCGCGCGCGCATCCGGGCCGAGCACGTCGCGCTGTTCACCGACGTGCAGGTCAAATACAGTGAGTCGCTGGAGCCGGGCAAGCGGCTGTCCACCTCGGTGCGGCAGGCGGTGCAGCATGGCGCGGATGCCGTGATCGTCACCGGCCGCGAGACCGGCCAACCGCCGACGCTGGATGACGTGCGCGAGGCGCGCGAGGCGGCTGGCGACTTCCCGGTGTTGCTCGGCAGCGGCACCGCGCCCGGCAACGCCGGCGCGCTGCTGCGTGTCGCCGACGGCGCGCTGGTCGGCACGTCGCTCAAAGATGGCAGCGACTGGCCGTACACCGTCGTGCCGTCGCGCGTGCGCGCGCTGATGGACGTGGTGCGCGGCGTGCGCGCCAATCCCGCCCTATGAGGCTGCTATGAACCCTGTGCAACTGCCTTCCGATTACGCCGAGCGCGTGTATGCCGGCGTGCTGGGCAAGCTGATCGGCGTCTATCTCGGCCGCCCGTTCGAGGGCTGGACCCGCGCGCGCGTCGAGCGCGAGCTTGGCGAGGTGCGCGACTACGTCAACGCGCGCATGCCGGGCAAGCCGCCGATCGTCGTGCCCGACGACGACGTGAGCGGCACGTTCACGTTCCTGCGCGCGCTGTCCGACCACGGCGCGTCGCCGGCACTGACCGCCGCGCAGGTTGGCCAGACCTGGCTGAACTACCTGATCGAGCGGCAGACGGTGCTCTGGTGGGGCGGCATGGGCAACTCGACCGAGCACACGGCGTACATGCGGCTCAAGTGCGGCGTCCCCGCGCCGCGCTCCGGTTCGATCGCACTCAACGGGCAGGTGGTGGCCGAGCAGATCGGCGCGCAGATCTTCATCGACGGCTGGGGCATGGTCGCGCCCGGCCGCCCGGCGCTCGCCGCCGACCTGGCGCGCAAGGCCGCCTCGGTCAGCCACGACGGCGAGGCGCTGCACGCCGCCGTCCTCATCGCCGCGATGGAGGCGCAGGCGTTCGTTGAGCGCGATATGGACAAACTGTTCGAGACCGGACTGTCGTTCATCCCGCCGGACAGCCTGATTGCCAGGCTCATCAGCGACGTGCGCCGCTGGAGCGCGCTCGATGAAGACTGGCGCGCCACGCACGAGCGGATCGCCGCGACGTACGGCTACGACAAGTACGGCGGCAACTGCCACGTCGTGCCGAACCACGCGATCATCATCCTGTCGCTCGCCTATGCGCCCGACGACTTCGCGCAGGCGCTGATGATCGCCAACACGGCCGGCTGGGACACCGACTGCAACAGCGGCAACGTCGGTTGCCTGCTCGGTATCAAGGACGGCCTCGGTGCGATCGATCGCGGCCCGGTCGACTGGCGCGGTCCGGTGGCCGACCGGCTGTATCTGCCGACCGCCGACGGCGGCCGTTGTATCAGTGACGCCGTGCAGGAAGCGGAGCGCGTCGTCGCGCTCGGCCACGCGCTGGCCGACCTGCCGTATGCGCCGCCCAAGCGGGGCGCGCGCTTCCACTTCAGCCGGCCGGGCGCGGTGCAGGGCTTCCATGCCGAGGGGGATGGCGCGCGGCTGTCGAACATCGTGCGCGGCGGCAGCCGCATGCTGGCGCTGCATCACGCCGGCGTGGCGCGGATGAGCACGCCGACGTTCCTGCCGGAGGAGGCGTTCCGGATTACCGGCGGCTACCAGTTGCCGGCCTCGCCCACGCTCTACGCCGGGCAAACGGTCGAGGCGGCAGTCGTCAGCGACAGCAGCGCGCAGGCCGCGCTGTTCGTACGCATGTACGGCGCGGACGACCGCCTGGTCGAGGCGAGCGGCCCGGCCGTGATGGTGCGCGCGGGTGAATCTGCGCGCCTGACGTGGTCGCCGGCGGTGGTCGACGGCTCGCCGATCGCCGAGGTCGGCGTGGCGGTGCAAGACGCGACGCCGGGCACGCTCTATCTCGATGCGCTGACCTGGTCGGGCGCACCGGACGTGACGCTGCGGCCGCCCGCGCACAACGGCGCGCGCTGGGCGCGCGCCTGGGTGCAGGCGTGCGACGATGCGTGGTTCCGCAGCAACGGCCTGCGCGTCATGCAGGACGAGGGCGCCGGCCTGCTGATCCAGGGCGAGCGCGGCTGGCGCGACTATGCCGTGCGCGCGACCGTCGTGCTGCACATGGCGCAGCGCGCGGGCATCGCCGCTTGCGTGCAGGGCACGCGCCGCTACTACGCGCTGCTGCTGTGCGACGACGGCATGGCGCGACTGGTCAAGGCGCTGGATGGCGAGCGCGTGCTGGCCGAGACGGCGTTCGCGTGGGCGCTCGATGGCGCGTACGACATGCAGTTGAACACGGCGGGCGAGCGGCTGACGGCGATGATCGACGGGCGCGTGCTGTTCGATCTGCGTGACGACGACCGGCCGCTGAATGAGGGCGCGGTCGCGCTGGTGATTGCGGAGGGGCGGCTGGATTGCGCGGCGGTGGCCGTGCGGGGCTTGCCCAGGTCGTAGGGACAGGTCTCTGATACTGTTTCCAAATGAGTATGTCCGCATGTGCTTGTACAGGTATGTGCGGCACGACACGAATCGTCGCCCTCCCCGTTGGCTTTTCCCCTTCTCCCCCGCGCGCGGGGGAGAAGGGGCCAGGGGATGAGGGGGTCGCGAATTGCGTGCGCACAGCTACTATGAGGACATAGTCAAAGTGAAACAGTATGACATCTCAAAGGGTGCGACACGTGGCCCGTCCCACCGGGCCGAGACCCGCCGCCACGCGGATGCGCCGTCAGTGCGCAGTCCGCACGGGTTGCGATGCCCCCTCGCCGTTCGGTATTCGGTATAATGAGCGTGGCGCGTAGTGGCGCGCCTGCCATGCCTATTCAAACTCGCACAGGCCCGGATGCGCGGCCACTGATCGTCAACGTGCGCCGCGAGTCGATCATTCTGATGGAAGGCGCCGACCGTGAATACACGTTCGACCGGGCCGGGCGGCTGGTCGGCGTGTTCCGTGACGGCCGGCGCTACCGGCGCAGCCTGCAAAACACAGTGCTGGCCAAACAGGCCGGACCGCGCCGGGGCGTCTCGGCGCGCCTGCGGCGCATGCTGGCCGCCGCCGAGGTGCAGGCGCTGGTGGATGAAGCGTACGGCTTTGCGCGCGGCGCGGCGGCGCGGCTGGACGATGCGCCCCAAACACGCGACGCGCTGGCGCGCGTGGCCGGCTACGACTACGCGCGGCTGGAGCGCGAGCGCGCCGACTTCGACCGGCTCTACCGCCCGATTACGATTCTGCCGCCCGACCAGTACCTGGCGCTCTACCTGCAGGCGACCGAGGGCTGCTCGTACAACGACTGCGCGTTCTGCGGTTTCTACCAGGACCGGCGCTTCCACGTCAAGTCGCTCGACGAGTTCCGAGCGCACGTGCGCGACGTGCGCGCCTTCTTCGGC
The sequence above is a segment of the Chloroflexota bacterium genome. Coding sequences within it:
- a CDS encoding ADP-ribosylglycohydrolase family protein — translated: MQLPSDYAERVYAGVLGKLIGVYLGRPFEGWTRARVERELGEVRDYVNARMPGKPPIVVPDDDVSGTFTFLRALSDHGASPALTAAQVGQTWLNYLIERQTVLWWGGMGNSTEHTAYMRLKCGVPAPRSGSIALNGQVVAEQIGAQIFIDGWGMVAPGRPALAADLARKAASVSHDGEALHAAVLIAAMEAQAFVERDMDKLFETGLSFIPPDSLIARLISDVRRWSALDEDWRATHERIAATYGYDKYGGNCHVVPNHAIIILSLAYAPDDFAQALMIANTAGWDTDCNSGNVGCLLGIKDGLGAIDRGPVDWRGPVADRLYLPTADGGRCISDAVQEAERVVALGHALADLPYAPPKRGARFHFSRPGAVQGFHAEGDGARLSNIVRGGSRMLALHHAGVARMSTPTFLPEEAFRITGGYQLPASPTLYAGQTVEAAVVSDSSAQAALFVRMYGADDRLVEASGPAVMVRAGESARLTWSPAVVDGSPIAEVGVAVQDATPGTLYLDALTWSGAPDVTLRPPAHNGARWARAWVQACDDAWFRSNGLRVMQDEGAGLLIQGERGWRDYAVRATVVLHMAQRAGIAACVQGTRRYYALLLCDDGMARLVKALDGERVLAETAFAWALDGAYDMQLNTAGERLTAMIDGRVLFDLRDDDRPLNEGAVALVIAEGRLDCAAVAVRGLPRS